The following proteins come from a genomic window of Chlamydiales bacterium:
- the tyrS gene encoding tyrosine--tRNA ligase, with translation MKNLIYKLKERGFIDSVTDHKLFSLTKHPIKVYAGFDPTSNSLHLGNLIAMIGLAWFHRFGHKPIALIGGATGMIGDPSGRNTERNILDSKTIHINSIGIRRSLEAVLKTDVMILDNASWFREMGYISFLRDIGKFFRLGPMLAKESVKTRLTSKEGISYTEFSYQLFQAYDFLHLFREHEVTLQIGGSDQWGNIVAGTELVRRLTGTSVNGMTFPLLTRSDGKKFGKSEKGAIWLNPDRLPSYDFYQYFFSIPDADIPKMFRMLTFLDLEEIREIEDSMRAKDYIPNSAQRRLAEEVTKIVHGQQGLNEAISITKAAQPGSHTQLTSETLRTLVSGLPSQTLLVDKVVGVKLIDLLVKCHLLESKGEARRMIIGGGVSLNNVKVSDEELVLSKTHLVENEFVLISLGKKKKLVIRIS, from the coding sequence ATGAAAAATCTTATTTACAAACTTAAAGAACGAGGTTTTATTGATAGTGTTACAGATCACAAACTCTTTAGTTTAACGAAACATCCTATCAAAGTATATGCTGGATTTGACCCTACTTCGAATAGTTTACATCTTGGAAATTTAATTGCGATGATAGGGCTTGCATGGTTTCACCGTTTTGGTCACAAACCTATTGCTCTTATTGGGGGGGCAACTGGAATGATTGGAGATCCTTCTGGAAGAAATACCGAACGCAATATTCTGGATAGCAAGACAATTCATATCAACTCAATTGGAATTCGCCGCTCTCTTGAAGCAGTGTTAAAAACTGATGTGATGATTTTAGATAACGCTTCTTGGTTTAGAGAGATGGGATATATTTCTTTTTTACGAGATATTGGCAAATTTTTTCGTCTAGGACCTATGTTAGCTAAAGAGAGTGTTAAAACGCGTCTGACTTCAAAAGAAGGGATTAGCTATACGGAATTCAGTTATCAACTATTTCAAGCGTATGATTTTCTTCATCTTTTTAGAGAGCATGAGGTCACTCTTCAAATTGGAGGAAGTGATCAGTGGGGGAACATTGTTGCTGGAACTGAGTTAGTCCGTAGATTAACAGGCACATCAGTGAATGGAATGACTTTTCCTCTTCTTACTCGTAGTGATGGTAAAAAATTTGGAAAAAGTGAAAAAGGTGCAATTTGGCTCAATCCTGATCGCCTTCCTTCTTACGATTTTTATCAGTATTTTTTTTCTATTCCTGATGCGGATATTCCGAAAATGTTTCGCATGCTTACATTTTTAGATCTTGAGGAAATTCGTGAGATAGAAGATTCAATGAGAGCAAAAGACTATATCCCTAATTCAGCACAAAGACGATTAGCAGAAGAGGTCACGAAAATTGTTCATGGTCAACAAGGATTGAACGAAGCAATTTCTATTACTAAAGCTGCTCAACCAGGAAGTCATACTCAACTTACATCGGAAACGCTTCGTACCCTTGTTTCTGGTCTACCCAGTCAGACTCTTTTAGTCGACAAAGTAGTTGGAGTCAAGTTAATTGATTTACTTGTTAAATGTCATCTTTTAGAAAGCAAAGGAGAAGCACGCCGTATGATTATAGGAGGGGGAGTTTCTCTCAATAATGTTAAGGTCAGTGATGAGGAGTTGGTCTTATCCAAAACTCATCTTGTAGAAAATGAATTTGTTCTTATCAGTTTAGGTAAAAAAAAGAAGTTAGTCATTCGCATTTCTTAA
- a CDS encoding ABC transporter ATP-binding protein, which produces MKLLLKSALLNRKHYALLLVTILAMFMLTIGSQMEMFALGVITKMGPDFFTLFGTEKEGRLQQANSVTLDQVESKWGVIASTPRGPISIDAANAYISHRGGMTIVQRLVAFLDRHFDIHRHLVHLAFILIFVAFFKATALFFHRYLTQLISIRVSRDLRQQYFEHIQSLPMKFYHDYDIGSLSARVSGDAGVVASAINSLLLNYIQAPFAVISTLFACFYISWKLSVVIFIGFPIIVLPIIYIAKKIKAISKQMQRNQEGFAAVLLDFLSGVMTIKVFAMESFSLKKYKEQNNKMAYLEECSARFGTAARPLLHTISSLFFALVILFGLYFFHLAAAELFVFCGLLYVFYEPIKKFAEENNNIFRGIAASERMYEVLNIDSAIQDEPDAMNFIELKELIEFRNVSFRYRDEWIIKNVSFTIKKGETVALLGPTGAGKSTLVKLLPRLYDIQEGDILIDGRSIKKYTQKSLREGIAFIPQKPFLFFDTIRANIAFGQNFTDQEIRAAARSAHAEEFIVQLPNSFDFQLEESGKNLSGGQQQRIAIARALVKNAPILVMDEATSSLDVVSEGRIRDAICNLHGKLTQIIIAHRFSTIEHADKIVYLENGTKIGEGSKEELIKNCPSFHRMYSLWHKQGTGLE; this is translated from the coding sequence ATGAAACTTCTTCTCAAGTCAGCTCTGCTGAATCGTAAACACTATGCACTTCTTTTAGTGACAATTTTAGCGATGTTCATGCTGACTATTGGTTCGCAAATGGAAATGTTTGCACTAGGCGTAATTACAAAAATGGGTCCCGATTTTTTTACTCTTTTTGGGACAGAAAAAGAGGGTAGACTACAGCAAGCAAATAGTGTCACTTTAGATCAAGTTGAATCGAAATGGGGAGTAATTGCTTCAACACCACGGGGCCCGATTAGTATTGATGCAGCCAATGCTTATATCAGTCATCGAGGAGGAATGACGATTGTTCAAAGGCTTGTGGCTTTTTTAGATCGACATTTTGATATTCATAGGCATCTTGTTCACTTGGCTTTTATTTTGATTTTTGTTGCTTTTTTCAAAGCCACAGCGCTTTTTTTTCATCGCTATTTGACTCAGTTGATTTCGATTCGTGTTAGTCGTGATTTACGTCAACAGTATTTTGAGCATATTCAATCACTTCCAATGAAGTTTTATCATGATTACGATATTGGCAGCCTTTCAGCTCGTGTGTCTGGTGATGCAGGAGTTGTAGCATCTGCGATTAATTCCCTTTTATTGAACTATATCCAAGCTCCTTTTGCTGTGATTTCCACTCTTTTTGCTTGTTTTTACATTTCTTGGAAGCTTTCAGTTGTTATTTTTATTGGGTTTCCAATTATTGTCCTTCCTATCATTTATATTGCGAAAAAGATTAAAGCTATTTCTAAGCAAATGCAACGAAACCAAGAAGGATTTGCAGCCGTCTTATTGGATTTTTTAAGTGGGGTGATGACCATTAAAGTGTTTGCTATGGAGTCTTTTTCTCTCAAGAAATACAAAGAACAAAATAACAAGATGGCCTATCTTGAAGAGTGTAGTGCACGTTTTGGCACAGCTGCACGTCCGTTGCTCCATACTATCTCTTCTCTTTTTTTCGCATTGGTTATCTTATTTGGACTCTATTTTTTTCACTTAGCTGCAGCAGAATTATTTGTTTTTTGCGGCCTTCTTTATGTCTTTTATGAGCCTATTAAAAAATTTGCTGAAGAAAATAATAATATTTTTCGTGGAATCGCTGCTTCTGAACGGATGTATGAAGTGCTTAATATCGATTCAGCAATTCAAGATGAGCCAGATGCAATGAATTTTATAGAACTCAAAGAGCTCATTGAATTCCGTAATGTCTCTTTTCGATATCGAGATGAATGGATTATCAAAAATGTAAGTTTTACAATTAAAAAAGGAGAAACCGTCGCTCTTTTAGGACCTACTGGAGCTGGTAAATCTACTCTTGTTAAACTCCTTCCAAGGCTCTATGACATTCAAGAAGGAGATATTTTGATTGATGGAAGATCGATCAAAAAATATACTCAAAAATCCTTAAGAGAAGGTATCGCTTTCATTCCTCAAAAACCTTTTCTTTTTTTTGATACGATTCGTGCAAATATTGCTTTTGGGCAAAACTTTACAGATCAGGAGATTCGTGCAGCTGCTCGTTCTGCTCATGCTGAAGAATTTATTGTTCAGTTACCTAATAGTTTTGATTTTCAATTAGAAGAGTCGGGGAAAAATCTGTCTGGTGGTCAACAGCAAAGAATTGCAATAGCTCGTGCTTTAGTAAAAAATGCTCCGATTCTTGTCATGGATGAAGCAACTTCTTCACTTGATGTGGTCAGTGAAGGAAGAATTCGAGATGCGATTTGTAATTTACATGGAAAATTGACACAAATTATTATTGCTCATCGGTTTTCAACGATTGAACATGCTGATAAAATTGTTTACTTAGAAAATGGCACTAAGATAGGAGAAGGATCTAAAGAAGAATTAATCAAAAATTGTCCTAGTTTTCATCGCATGTATAGCCTGTGGCATAAGCAGGGAACAGGTTTAGAATAA
- the pepF gene encoding oligoendopeptidase F, with protein sequence MSKQMKTRAQLSPEESWNIQALYSSLEDWEKAFQNVREKPTPPYWPNLNRYRGRLKEGEEMIKETLNLSFKISRTLDKLHTYAHNRHNEEITEDRFKKAYQQISSLLLDFQEESAWIEPEILMLPLPLIQSYLDKPELTIYRFYLEKILRMRPYRLDADREKLIAIACKPMQTSSKTFSALNDADMKIGTIIDSQGQEHPLTQGTYQVYMRSQDPILRQNAFKRMHSTLQEFENTFSELLYGQVQSHLFNARARSYTSCLDAALFPKNIPTSIYYSLIKAVRERIQTLHRYVHLRKNVLKLREIHLYDMYVPLVSHIDFKMSYTEAEDLTLESVIPLGKEYQNILKQGLKKDRWVDPYENKHKRSGAYSNGCFDSFPYILMNFHGILRDTFTLAHEAGHSMHSYLSRTHQPYHYSDYSIFVAEVASTFNEELLMALLLKRSTKKEEKLFLLNEKIEDIRATFFRQTMFAEFELKIHELVENNIPLTPSLLKTIYYQLNVDYFGPDAFIDEEIQIEWARIPHFYYNFYVYQYATGISAALTLAEKVLSGDAKARDHYLQFLKGGSSLFPIELLKLAGVDMISTEPIEGIFHKFNSLLDQFELIACEKC encoded by the coding sequence ATGTCAAAACAAATGAAAACACGAGCTCAGCTTTCTCCTGAAGAATCCTGGAACATTCAAGCACTTTACTCTTCTTTAGAGGATTGGGAAAAAGCTTTTCAAAATGTCCGTGAAAAACCTACTCCTCCCTATTGGCCAAATTTAAATCGCTATCGAGGGCGGCTTAAAGAGGGGGAAGAAATGATCAAAGAAACTCTGAACCTTTCGTTTAAAATTTCAAGAACTCTTGATAAACTTCATACTTATGCTCATAACCGTCATAATGAAGAAATCACTGAAGATCGTTTTAAAAAAGCCTATCAACAGATCTCTTCTTTGTTGCTCGATTTTCAAGAAGAAAGTGCATGGATTGAACCCGAGATTTTGATGCTACCACTTCCATTGATTCAATCTTATTTGGATAAACCAGAACTTACAATTTACCGATTTTACCTTGAGAAAATTCTCCGTATGCGTCCTTATAGACTGGATGCTGATAGGGAAAAATTAATCGCTATCGCTTGTAAACCCATGCAAACTTCTTCAAAAACTTTTTCAGCTCTTAATGATGCTGATATGAAAATTGGAACAATTATTGATAGCCAAGGACAAGAACATCCATTGACTCAAGGTACATATCAAGTTTATATGCGATCACAAGATCCAATTTTGCGACAAAATGCATTTAAAAGAATGCATTCCACACTTCAAGAATTTGAAAACACCTTTTCAGAACTTCTCTATGGCCAAGTTCAATCTCACTTATTTAATGCTCGGGCTCGTTCCTATACTTCTTGTCTTGATGCAGCTCTTTTTCCTAAAAATATTCCTACGTCAATCTACTATTCTCTGATTAAAGCTGTGCGTGAAAGGATACAAACTCTTCATCGTTATGTCCATCTTCGAAAAAACGTTCTTAAACTTCGTGAAATCCATCTCTATGACATGTATGTTCCTCTTGTTTCTCATATTGACTTCAAAATGTCTTATACCGAAGCAGAAGATCTCACTTTAGAATCAGTGATTCCTTTGGGTAAGGAGTATCAAAATATTTTGAAGCAAGGATTAAAAAAAGATCGTTGGGTGGATCCTTACGAAAACAAGCATAAACGCTCGGGGGCTTATTCAAATGGATGTTTTGATAGCTTTCCCTATATTCTTATGAACTTCCATGGCATTCTACGGGATACTTTCACACTTGCTCATGAAGCAGGACATAGTATGCATTCATATCTAAGTAGGACACACCAACCCTATCATTACTCTGATTACTCAATTTTTGTGGCTGAAGTTGCTTCGACTTTTAATGAAGAGTTGTTAATGGCCCTCCTTCTTAAGCGTTCTACAAAAAAAGAAGAAAAACTCTTTTTACTAAATGAAAAAATTGAGGATATCCGTGCGACTTTTTTCCGCCAAACTATGTTTGCTGAATTCGAACTAAAAATTCATGAGCTTGTGGAAAACAATATTCCCCTAACCCCCTCTTTACTTAAAACAATATATTATCAATTGAATGTTGACTATTTTGGTCCTGATGCTTTTATTGATGAAGAAATTCAGATTGAATGGGCTCGGATCCCCCATTTTTATTATAATTTTTATGTTTATCAATATGCGACCGGCATCAGTGCAGCACTCACTCTCGCAGAAAAGGTTCTTTCTGGAGATGCAAAAGCTCGTGATCACTATTTGCAATTTCTGAAAGGAGGATCTTCATTATTCCCTATTGAACTACTAAAACTCGCTGGAGTAGATATGATTTCTACTGAACCCATTGAGGGAATTTTTCATAAATTCAATTCTCTGCTCGATCAATTCGAATTAATAGCCTGTGAAAAATGTTAG
- a CDS encoding DUF151 domain-containing protein — translation MQEISELIPVNFEKVMQSRSYTCVVLEAEEKKFAIYTDLSIGKTMQLYLSSIEKQRPNTYDLINQVFYGLEIKVKQVVINDLKDTTYFARLFLEHKAGEILSIIEIDARPSDCIMFALLNKTPIYCTREVFERTIYYEE, via the coding sequence ATGCAAGAAATTTCGGAACTTATACCAGTCAATTTTGAAAAAGTTATGCAATCGCGCTCTTATACATGTGTAGTGCTTGAAGCTGAGGAAAAAAAATTTGCTATTTACACAGATTTATCGATTGGCAAAACTATGCAATTATACCTTTCCTCAATCGAAAAACAGCGTCCCAATACCTATGACTTGATAAATCAAGTTTTCTATGGACTAGAAATTAAAGTGAAGCAAGTTGTCATAAACGATTTAAAAGATACGACTTATTTTGCACGCCTTTTCTTAGAACATAAGGCAGGTGAGATTCTTTCTATTATTGAGATTGATGCTCGTCCAAGTGATTGCATTATGTTTGCTCTCTTAAACAAAACACCTATCTACTGCACACGGGAAGTTTTTGAAAGGACAATCTACTATGAAGAATAA
- a CDS encoding acetyl-CoA carboxylase carboxyltransferase subunit alpha, which produces MDILPHEKQIVEYERTIQQFKEQNQKNSLFSQEEIHKFQKKLNKLKENIYSNLTPWERVQICRHPKRPRSTDYIQNICEDFIEIFGDRHFSDDRAVIGGLGKINGRKFMIIGQEKGNDTESRLHRNFGMLHPEGFRKGLRLARLAEKFHLPVVFLLDTPGAYPGLTAEERGQGWAIAYNLRELVRLTTPVIVLIVGEGCSGGALGMGIGDVIGMLEHAYYSVISPEGCASILWKDAGKNSEAAATLKMQAEDLVNFSVIDHIIYEPMGGAHHDRDQIYRDVKAFILEKWDLLKCYPPEVLLERRYQKFRKMGQFQTVNHETSSQVSSAES; this is translated from the coding sequence ATGGATATTTTGCCTCATGAAAAACAAATTGTTGAATATGAAAGAACTATTCAACAATTTAAAGAGCAAAATCAAAAAAATTCTTTATTTTCTCAAGAAGAGATCCATAAATTTCAAAAAAAACTGAATAAGTTAAAAGAAAATATATATTCCAATCTAACTCCATGGGAACGGGTTCAAATTTGTCGTCATCCGAAGCGTCCACGTTCTACTGACTATATTCAAAATATTTGTGAAGATTTTATTGAAATTTTTGGAGATCGTCATTTTAGTGATGACCGTGCTGTAATTGGGGGGCTTGGTAAGATTAATGGACGGAAATTTATGATCATTGGTCAAGAGAAGGGAAACGATACAGAAAGTCGCCTTCATCGGAATTTTGGGATGCTTCATCCAGAAGGTTTTCGTAAAGGACTTCGTCTTGCTAGATTGGCTGAAAAATTTCATCTTCCTGTTGTTTTTCTTCTTGATACTCCTGGAGCGTACCCCGGATTAACGGCTGAGGAACGTGGACAAGGTTGGGCAATTGCCTATAATTTAAGAGAGCTTGTCCGTCTTACAACACCGGTGATTGTATTGATTGTGGGCGAAGGATGTTCAGGAGGTGCTCTTGGAATGGGAATAGGAGATGTGATTGGGATGCTTGAACATGCCTATTATTCTGTGATTTCTCCTGAAGGGTGTGCATCTATTTTATGGAAAGATGCTGGAAAAAATAGTGAGGCAGCAGCAACTCTTAAAATGCAAGCTGAGGATCTAGTGAATTTTTCTGTAATTGATCATATTATCTATGAACCGATGGGAGGTGCTCATCATGATCGAGATCAGATTTATCGAGATGTAAAAGCTTTTATTTTAGAAAAATGGGATCTACTCAAATGCTATCCTCCTGAAGTACTACTCGAAAGACGCTATCAAAAATTTCGCAAAATGGGGCAATTCCAAACGGTAAATCATGAAACTTCTTCTCAAGTCAGCTCTGCTGAATCGTAA
- a CDS encoding HPr family phosphocarrier protein yields MVRKKNKNLHSEEKVIKTANKAEGVFVVINDKGLHTRPSTELVKCTTNFKSHVNLIYQDLIVNGKSLLGILTLAATRGSRIRIEADGEDAFQVVEEVIKLARNKFHIQY; encoded by the coding sequence ATGGTTAGAAAAAAAAACAAAAACCTACATTCTGAAGAAAAAGTGATAAAGACTGCTAATAAAGCAGAGGGAGTTTTTGTTGTCATTAATGATAAAGGATTACATACCCGTCCTTCGACTGAGCTGGTTAAATGCACAACAAATTTCAAATCTCATGTGAATTTGATTTATCAAGATCTCATCGTCAATGGCAAATCTCTTCTTGGGATTCTTACTTTAGCGGCTACACGTGGATCTCGGATTCGGATTGAAGCAGATGGAGAAGATGCTTTTCAAGTAGTTGAAGAAGTGATCAAGCTTGCAAGAAATAAATTTCACATACAATATTGA
- a CDS encoding Nif3-like dinuclear metal center hexameric protein yields the protein MLLGEFSEQLNRYLKSDFFQDYGPNGIQVEGKEEVHRIATAVSANLKTIQMAIDKHCDALVVHHGLFWNGDPYPIRGAKKKKIKLLLDNQISLLAYHLPLDAHQEIGNNWKAAQDLGWENLESFKSRKGMDIGVKGRFKSIFIEHFIKTLETYYEHPAHLALGGKEYLENAALISGGAYRELIVVAEAGIDCFITGNFDEPAWAMAYEENIHFLALGHSATERVAPKALAEYLSREMKLDSEFIDVQNPF from the coding sequence ATGCTTCTTGGAGAATTTTCTGAGCAATTGAATCGTTATCTAAAATCTGATTTTTTTCAGGATTATGGCCCTAATGGCATTCAAGTAGAAGGAAAAGAAGAGGTCCATCGCATTGCTACTGCAGTATCAGCAAATTTAAAAACCATTCAAATGGCTATTGATAAACATTGTGATGCACTTGTGGTACATCATGGTCTTTTTTGGAATGGTGATCCCTATCCTATTAGGGGGGCGAAAAAAAAGAAAATCAAACTTCTTTTAGATAACCAGATTTCTCTTTTAGCTTACCATCTTCCGCTAGATGCTCATCAGGAAATTGGAAATAATTGGAAAGCTGCTCAAGACCTTGGATGGGAAAATCTTGAATCTTTTAAGAGTCGAAAAGGCATGGATATTGGAGTAAAAGGACGATTCAAATCCATATTCATTGAGCATTTTATTAAAACTTTAGAAACTTATTATGAACATCCGGCTCATTTAGCTTTAGGAGGAAAAGAATATTTGGAAAATGCTGCTCTCATTTCAGGTGGGGCTTATCGAGAGTTGATTGTAGTAGCCGAAGCAGGAATCGATTGTTTTATCACTGGTAATTTCGATGAGCCTGCATGGGCAATGGCTTACGAAGAAAATATTCATTTTTTGGCTTTAGGGCACTCAGCAACAGAAAGAGTAGCTCCTAAAGCACTTGCTGAATATCTCTCCAGAGAAATGAAATTAGATAGTGAATTCATTGATGTTCAAAATCCTTTTTAA
- a CDS encoding HU family DNA-binding protein: protein MATMTKKKLITTISQDEGLHPNHVRAVIQNFLDKMTEALAKGDRLEFRDFGVLQVVKRKPKIGRNPKNSSVPIHIPARRAVKFTPGKKMRRLIETSKGE, encoded by the coding sequence ATGGCAACCATGACCAAGAAGAAATTGATCACGACCATCTCGCAGGATGAAGGACTTCATCCAAATCATGTTCGTGCAGTTATCCAAAATTTTCTCGATAAGATGACAGAAGCCTTAGCAAAAGGAGACCGTCTAGAATTTCGTGATTTTGGAGTTTTACAAGTTGTGAAAAGAAAACCAAAAATTGGTCGTAATCCAAAGAACTCATCTGTTCCCATTCATATTCCAGCACGTCGAGCGGTTAAATTTACGCCAGGAAAGAAGATGCGTCGCTTAATTGAAACATCAAAAGGTGAATAA
- the rpiA gene encoding ribose-5-phosphate isomerase RpiA gives MKLNCDLQNQLKKSVAKKAVEFVKEGMLIGLGTGSTTAFFIDSLIEKCRAGLKIKAVASSLHSSEKAKAGGIPLLSMDAVNRIDLTIDSADEIDSKLRCIKGGGGALLREKIIASTSKKVIIIADESKLVPMLGKFGLPIEILPFGYHATIAKIHSAGYEGSLRTKDGLPYLTDNGNFIYDIQKTEGFIEPEKDHKVLIQFPGVVETGFFISSLLGLVSLQILVAYKNGNIDFIT, from the coding sequence ATGAAATTGAATTGTGACCTTCAAAATCAACTTAAAAAATCTGTTGCTAAAAAAGCTGTCGAGTTTGTTAAAGAGGGAATGTTAATTGGGCTAGGGACAGGTTCAACGACTGCTTTTTTTATTGATAGTTTAATTGAAAAATGCCGTGCTGGATTAAAAATTAAAGCCGTGGCTTCTTCGCTCCATTCCTCTGAAAAAGCAAAAGCAGGTGGAATCCCTCTCCTTTCAATGGATGCTGTCAATAGAATCGATCTCACGATTGATAGTGCTGATGAGATCGACTCTAAGCTACGTTGTATTAAAGGAGGTGGAGGAGCCCTTTTACGGGAAAAAATTATTGCAAGTACAAGCAAAAAAGTCATCATTATTGCAGATGAAAGCAAGCTAGTCCCCATGCTTGGCAAATTTGGTTTACCTATTGAAATCCTTCCCTTTGGATACCACGCAACGATTGCTAAAATCCATAGTGCAGGCTACGAAGGCAGTTTACGCACAAAAGATGGTCTTCCTTATTTAACTGACAATGGCAATTTTATTTATGATATCCAAAAAACTGAGGGCTTTATCGAGCCTGAAAAAGATCATAAAGTACTTATTCAGTTTCCTGGTGTTGTCGAAACAGGCTTTTTTATTAGTTCTCTCTTAGGGCTTGTATCCCTACAGATTCTTGTCGCATATAAGAATGGAAATATAGATTTTATTACTTAA